Below is a window of 'Nostoc azollae' 0708 DNA.
CCTGTCAATCCAATTTCTCCAAATGTATCTAAAAATCAACAAGAAAGTCCAGACTTAAATTCTAAGTGCGTTTTCTCAAGATTTGTGGTTGGTGCTAATAATTCTATGGCTCATGCTGCTTCTTTGGCTGTAGCAGAATATCCAGGTAAGGAGTTTAATCCTTTATCTTTATGCGGTGGTGTAGGTTTGGGAAAAACTCATTTAATGCAAGCTATTGGTAATTATCGCTGGGAGATTTATCCTGATTCTAAAATATTTCATCTTTTGACTCAGCAGTTTACTAATAATTTAATTACTGCTATTTGTAATGATAGTATGCAAAGTTTTCGGGAACATTACCGGGCTGCTGATATTTTGTTAGTTGATGATATTCAATTTCTAGAAGGGAAAGAATATACTTAAGAAGAATTTTTTCATACTTTTAAAACCTTACATGAGGCTGGGAAACAAGTTGTGATTGCTTCTGACCGTCTTCCTAGGCAAATTCCTAGTCTGCAAGAATGGCTTTATTCGGGGTTTCCTATGGGGTTCATTGCTGATATTCAAAGGCCGGATTTAGAAACGCGCATGGCAATTTTGCAAAAAAAAAGCTGAATATGGAAATATTCGTTGACCTAGAGATGTAATTGAATATATTGCTTATAACTATACTTCCAATATTCTGTAATTGCAAGGGGCCTTAATTCGGGCAGTAGCTTATATTTCTCTTTGGGGTTTACTAATGACGGTGGTAAATACCACGACAGTTTTAGGCACAGCTAACAAAAAAACGGAAGCAACACCAGAGGTAGTCTTAAATGTGGAGGCAGATTTTTTTAAGCTCTCAATTGAATATTGAAAAGGTAATTATCGCAGGAGAGAAATTAGCTGGGGTAGAGAAATTGCTATATATTTAATACGTCAATAATATACAGGCTTAAGTTTACCAATAATTGCGGAGGATTTTGGTGGTAAAGACCATACAACACTGATGTATAGTTGTGAGAAAATTACGGGACTACAAGAAGCAGACCAGACTTTAAGTGAAACCTTAGGTCAATTGAGCTATCGAATCAATATGATTAGTCGTTCTCAGAAGTAGGAGTTTGATCCCATGAAGTCTTAAATGAGGCCAAACTGAGTCAACCATTCGAGAAGCACTGCCAATATTACGTAATGATGGACAATTAAACCAATTAGAAACAGTTATCGCTTTCTTTCCTTCATTTATATTGAATAGTTCGTTAGTTCAAGAAATCATGAGGTGGGATATAGCGGTATTACACGAATCACCTTGGTATCAAGAAGTTGTACGGAAAGGCGAAATTCGCCGACTATGGGAGGAATTATATTCGGGGATTGAATTGGCTTTAGAAATTAAGTTTGGTAATGCAGGTTTAGAATTGATACCTGTTATTTATAAAATCAGCAATTTTCAATAGTTGAAAGCATTTCAACAAGCTATCAGAACTGCAAATAGTGTTGAAGAATTACGAAAGTAATTATAGCTTATGGTAGGTAGCTAGATTCCTAATTTTTCCACAGATTTTCCACAGCTACGAGTCCCTAGTCCCCAGCCTAAAATTTGTTACTATAATCCTTCACCAGTTTACTCTCTACCATGAAATTAGTTTGCTCTCAAAGCGACCTCAGTACCAATCTTTCACTCGTCAGTCGTGCAGTACCATCAAGACCTACTCATCCCGTACTTGCTAACGTACTTCTACAGGCGGATGCAGAAACTAACCAGGTCAGCTTAACAGCCTTTGATCTCAGCTTGGGTATCCGTAGCACTTTTAGTGCTGAGGTAATTGAAGGCGGTGCGATCGCTCTTCCTGCTAAGCTACTTGTAGATATTACCTCCCGTCTACCAGAAGGCGAAATCACCCTAGATGACGAATCAGGAGACAACACCGGAGAAGGTATACTTGTCACCCTCAAACCCAAAAGCGGCAAGTATCAAGTCCGGGCAATGGGAGCAGAAGAATTCCCCGAATTACCTGTAATTGAAAGCTCCGAAGCAATTCAACTCACTACGGCTGCAGTAATTGAAGGCTTGAAGGGTTCATTATTTGCTACCAGTGCAGATGAAACCAAACAAGTCCTCACAGGCGTGCATTTAACGGTTAAACAGGACACCTTAGAATTTGCCGCTACAGATGGACACCGCCTTGCAGTCCTGGAAACTACTAACGAGCGTCCTATTGATAGTAATGAACAACTAGAAGTGACAGTACCAGCTAGAGCCTTGCGCGAATTACAGCGGATGTTAGCCCATAGTTCATTAGAAGAAACAGTAGCCTTATATCTTGATCCTGGTCAAGTCGTATTCTCTTGGCAAAATCAACGCTTAACCAGTCGGACTTTAGAAGGACAATATCCCGCTTATCGGCAATTAATACCGCGTCAATTTGAGCGACAAGTCACACTAGAACGGCGGCAATTTATCAGCACCTTAGAGCGAATTGCAGTGTTAGCTGATCAGAAAAATAATATTGTCAAAGTCAGTATTGATAATGCCAATCAAGAAATTACTTTATCTTGTGAAGCGCAAGATGTGGGTAGTGGTACAGAGTCAATGCCGGCAAAGATTTCTGGGGAAGATATAGACATTGCTTTTAACGTCAAATATTTAATGGAAGGCGTGAAAGAGTTACCATCTTCCGAAATTCAAATGCATTTAAATCAAAGTTTAACTCCGGTAGTTTTTACACCTTTAGGCGGTTTGAAAATGACCTATTTAGCTATGCCTGTGCAACTTAGGAATTAGCATTACTAGGTGACAGGTGGGGAGCATCCCAATTTTGCAAAAATATCGTCAGTTGTCATTCTGTTAGGGAAGCGTGGCGTAAGCCATACGGAACAGAGTGACGAGAAGAATCTCCGAGATCCTAGACCCTCCGGCACCCTACGCGAACATTACGGTGCGCTGCATAGCCTGCGGGAAGGAAACTACAGTATGACACTTACACATTTGGGATGCTTCCGATAGGTGACAGGGAAGAAGGCAAAAGAAAAATAATTTCCTGGACTCCTACTCCTGACTCCTGACTCCTCACTTCTAACTCCTGACAATATGTTTAATGGGGATTCCAATCCAGAATTCTGTACCTACATCTGGTTGTGAATTAAATTTTAAAATTCCACCATGCTTTTCTACCACAATTTGGTAACTAATTGATAAAGCCAAACCAGTACCTTTTCCTACTGGCTTAGTTGTGAAAACAGTATCAAATATTCTGTCTCTGATAGCTGAGGGTATTCCTGAACCATTGTCACCAATACGAATGACTGCACTGTTCACAGTGTCATTGATTACTCCCACAGCAGCAGAAATAGTAATTTTTCCTGGTTTGGGATTTTCTAATGTATATGTTTTACTAGTTTCTAAGGTATCAATAGCATTACACAAAATATTCATAAAGACTTGATTTAGTTGTCCAGCATAACATGCTACCAAAGGTAAATCACCATATTCTTTGATCAGTTCAATAGCAGGAGATTCAGGTTTTGCTTTTAAGCAGTTCTATAAAATTAAGAGTGTACTATCAATACAATCATGGATATTCACATCCTTCATTTCTGACTCATAAAAACGTGGAAAATTTCGCAAATATAAGACGATTTGCCGGATTCTATCTAACCCAATTATCATGGAAGATAAACTTTCGGGTAAATCTTCTATGAGAAATTATAAATCAATTTGTTCGGATTTATCTAAAATATTTTTGCTAGGGTTTTTAATTCTTGCTGATGAAGATTGAGCGTGGTCAGCAAGTTTTTGGCATATTCATGGATATGGGTAAGGTTTCCAGAAATAAAATTAACTGGGTTATTAATTTCATGAGCAACACCCGCTATAAGTTGTCCCAGAGAATACATTTTTTCAGTTTGAATTAGTTGGGTTTGAGTAGTTTCCAATTCATGCAGGGTTTGAGTTAATTGTTCCCCGTGCTTTTGAGTTTTGACAAGTAATTCAGCTTGTTGAATTGCTACTCCAAGTTGCCCTGCAATCTGACTGATGGAGTTAACTTCTGAGGTTGTCCATTGACGAGTCCCTGCGTGTTAATACTTAGAAAGTAAACCACAAAGTTTTTTACTGATAAAAATAGGAGCTAAGACAAAAGCATAAATGTGAAACTGTTTTAAGTTATCAATATGACAGGGAGTAAATCCCATTTTATATATATCATCTACTGCATAAGTTTTATTATTGCGATATCTTCCTTCTTCTGTTTCTCGTAAATAAGTATTATTGCAAACTGTATTAATTCGCAGTTTAGATTCATACAAGTACTTGGTACTAGTACCATTAAAATCTCCAACAAGTTCTCCGGACCAATCTGTATTGAATTTATATAGAGAAAGAGGATCATATTTGATTAATTGAGAGACTTCTTTAGTAGTTGTTTTAAACATATTATCAGTATCAAGGGATTGACGAATTCTATTAATAACTGCGAACACAGGTTGTTGTTCTTCAGCAGTTTTTTGTATTTCTAATATCCTTTTATGGACTTGTTCTTCTAAAGTTTAATTGAAACTTTGTACCTGTTGGTAAAGTTCATATTGATGAATTGCTGAGGCAAAATGTTTACTAATTTATATAGCTAGTTCAATTTCTGTATCTGTCCATTGTTGAGCTTGTCCTTGTTTCGATTCGCGCCACAAATCAAAAGATATACGGGGATAAAGTTGTCTATTATCTGGATCAAATTTACCTGCCCAAAAGGTTTATGTGTCTATTTCATTGCGAAAAAGGCTTAAATAACCCACTAATTCTTGTCGATAGTGCAGGGGAATCATTAAAATACTGCGAATTTTTGTAGGTTTAAAAGCAAGTTGTAAAATGCTTAAATTAGCATCTTGATAGATATCAGAAATTGGCCAAATTTCATATTGACCGGACTTATAATGTTCTCTCAAGACGCTATACTGCTCTCAAATGGGATATATATTCTGTTCAGCATTAATAGGTTGTTGTCCACATAAATAAAGCTGGAAAAAGTTGCTACCAGGAATTAAATATTCTGTGAGAGCTTAAAAGCTACTATGTCGAAAATTAAAGGCATTATATCTGATGCATAATATGCCTCCAACGCCATTAAAAGCGGCAACTATCGCTCCTAAAGCTGGTTGTAAGACAATAGTCGGCAGTGAATAAAGCAGGGTGGCAACACGGTTAATAATAATTTCTCGTTCCGCTTTGGCACGGGCTTGGATGAGGAGATTGTTGTGTGCTATCGCCACAGATAACTGTTCTACTACCAGCTGCATTGCTTCCAGTTCATATTCTACCACGTCACGGGCTTAAGAATGATGTGATGCTAATAATCCCCACAGTTTATCTTCATAAATAATCGGTGCGACCACTGAAGATTTTACGCCCATACCTGTCAAATATTTTATATGACATGGTTCTAGAGGACGGTAAAGAATCTCATCAGATGTAATTTCTCCTGTGTTGAGGTCATGTACAGGACTTTGGCCAATTTCACCAGAATCAACATTAACTACAGAACGCACCCGCGATTTAATAAACAATTCTCGCGCATGGGGAGGTATATCATCAGCAGGAAAACTCAACCCTAACAACGAGGGTAAACTATTTTCATAAATAGATTCAGCAATAAATTAACCACTACCATCAGGATGGAATTTATAAATCATCACTCGGTAAGTTCTTAGTAAGGAACGAACCTCAGCTGTAGTTGCTGTAATAATGTCTTCTAACTCTAAGGAATGCCGAATCCGATTTGTAATCCGACGAGGTAGAGTTTCTTGGGCTATACCTGTCTGTAGGTCTATTGGTGGGATGGCAAGCATTATTTTTATACAATAATTATTATCTTACTACAAGTCGATTATTCAGATTAATAATATTAAAATATTTTACTGTGGACAAAAGCAACACTGCGTATACGGAGAAGTGATAGACTTAATCGTGATTAAATTAGATAGATCATAAATTTCCGCATAATTATCATCAGGGAACAGGTGATAGGAGGTAGTACAATTTAAAATTGTCCTGCCTCCTATCACCTACTTGCTAGACTCTTACATTGTCAGCAAAACGAATTTTTAGATAATCATCATCCATTTTTGCCCCTGATGGTTGCAGTGCGGCTAAAGCTTGGGGTAAAATCAAGTTACGGCGATGATTACCAATAGTAATGTTTAATTCGTCACCAGTTTTACTGAGTTGAATCTGGCTTTTAGGAATATTAGGTAAATAAAGTTCCAAGCTGTATTGGTTATTTTCCGTCACAATTCTCATAGTAGTTTCTTTGTAATAAATCTGAGTTGGGTCTTCATCTGAGTAGAGAGTTTCTTTCAGTCTATCTAATGCTGCTAAACCACACATTTCCTCAGAATAAAGAGGAATTTCTTTCACAGGTAAGGGGTGAAAGTTTTCATGAATTTCTTGGCGATATTGCTCTTGATTTTCTTTCCAACGTTGGAAAAAGGGATCTTCAACTTCTTTAGGAATAATGCGATTAGCTACGACTAAATCTGTCGCTACATTATACAAGCTCAGATAAGCATGAGCCCGAAGAGATTCTTTAATCACCATTTTTTCTGGGTTCGTGACAAGTCGAACCGATGTTTGATTATTGTCAGTCAATACTTTTTCCAGTGCTTCTATTTGTTCATAAAACTCATAAGGCGCATCCATTACTTCTTTATCTGGTAAAGAAAAACCAGCAATGGGTCTAAACAGCGGTTCTACTAAAGGTCTGAGTGCCACTGAGATATTTTGAAAAGGTTTGTAAAAACGCCGCATATACCAGCCACCAACTTCTGGTAAACTTAGCAAACGCAGTGCAGTACCAGTTGGGGCAGAATCAATAATCAAAACGTCAAATTCCCCTTCATCATAGTGACGTTTCATTCTGACCAAGCCGAAAATCTCATCCATGCCT
It encodes the following:
- the dnaN gene encoding DNA polymerase III subunit beta produces the protein MKLVCSQSDLSTNLSLVSRAVPSRPTHPVLANVLLQADAETNQVSLTAFDLSLGIRSTFSAEVIEGGAIALPAKLLVDITSRLPEGEITLDDESGDNTGEGILVTLKPKSGKYQVRAMGAEEFPELPVIESSEAIQLTTAAVIEGLKGSLFATSADETKQVLTGVHLTVKQDTLEFAATDGHRLAVLETTNERPIDSNEQLEVTVPARALRELQRMLAHSSLEETVALYLDPGQVVFSWQNQRLTSRTLEGQYPAYRQLIPRQFERQVTLERRQFISTLERIAVLADQKNNIVKVSIDNANQEITLSCEAQDVGSGTESMPAKISGEDIDIAFNVKYLMEGVKELPSSEIQMHLNQSLTPVVFTPLGGLKMTYLAMPVQLRN
- a CDS encoding TRC40/GET3/ArsA family transport-energizing ATPase, whose product is MRVILMTGKGGVGKTSVAAATGLRSAELGYRTLVLSTDPAHSLADSFDIELGHDAKQVRPNLWGAELDALQELEGNWGAVKRYITQVLQARGLDGIQAEELAILPGMDEIFGLVRMKRHYDEGEFDVLIIDSAPTGTALRLLSLPEVGGWYMRRFYKPFQNISVALRPLVEPLFRPIAGFSLPDKEVMDAPYEFYEQIEALEKVLTDNNQTSVRLVTNPEKMVIKESLRAHAYLSLYNVATDLVVANRIIPKEVEDPFFQRWKENQEQYRQEIHENFHPLPVKEIPLYSEEMCGLAALDRLKETLYSDEDPTQIYYKETTMRIVTENNQYSLELYLPNIPKSQIQLSKTGDELNITIGNHRRNLILPQALAALQPSGAKMDDDYLKIRFADNVRV